The Tolypothrix sp. PCC 7712 region ATGTCTCAAAAAATCATCATCGATCCAGTCACCCGTATTGAAGGACACGCCAAAATATCGATTTATTTGGATGATACGGGACAAGTTAGCGATGCAAGGTTCCATGTTACCGAGTTTCGCGGATTTGAAAAATTTTGTGAAGGTCGTCCTTTCTGGGAAATGCCAGGAATTACGGCGCGCATTTGTGGTATTTGTCCAGTAAGTCACCTATTAGCTTCTGCGAAAGCAGGCGATCGCCTCCTCTCGGTGACAATTCCGAAAACCGCAGAAAAACTGCGTCGCCTCATGAATTTGGGGCAAATTGTCCAATCTCATGCTTTGAGCTTCTTCCACCTCAGCGGCCCGGATTTACTCTTAGGGATGGATAGCGATCCCCAAAAACGCAACGTTTTTGGTTTAATTGCTGCTGAACCAGAAATTGCCCGTGGCGGTATCCGCTTGCGCCAATTTGGACAGGAAATTATTGAAATTTTAGGCGGGCGGAAAATTCACCCATCCTGGGCGGTTCCCGGTGGTGTGCGCGAACCCTTATCCGCAGAAGGACGCGCCCATATTCAAAGCCGCATTCCCGAAGCGCGAGAAACAGTCATCAATGCATTAGGAATGTTCAAGAAGTTACTTGAACCTTATGAGAAAGAAGCCCAAACTTTTGGTAATTTCCCCAGCTTATTTATGGGGTTAGTCACACCTGAAGGTTTATGGGAAAATTACGACGGCAATCTGCGGTTTGTAGACAGCGACGGCAATATTATTGCTGATAAACTCGATCCTAGTCGCTATTACGAATTTATTGGCGAAATCGTCCAGCCTGATTCTTATTTAAAATCTCCTTACTATCGTCCTTTAGGTTTTCCTAACGGCAATGGTAATCAGTCAGAAAGTGGTATGTATCGAGTCGGGCCGTTAGCGAGGTTAAATGTTTGTAGCCATATCGGTACGCCTTTAGCTGATGCAGAGTTAAAAGAATTTCGAGATAAAGGTAAAGGCACAGTTACCTCATCATTCTTCTATCATTACGCTAGATTGATTGAAATTTTGGCATCAATTGAGCGCATTGAAATTCTCCTTGATGACCCAGATATTTTATCAACTCGACTCCGTGCTGATGCGGGAATAAACCAATTAGAAACCGTCGGTGTTAGTGAAGCACCACGCGGCACATTATTCCATTTTTATCAAATAGATGAAGATGGCTTAATTCAAAAAGCTAACTTAATTATTGCCACAGGTCAGAATAATTTAGCGATGAATCGCACCGTCGCCCAAATTGCTAAACATTTTATTCATGGCCCAGAAATTCCCGAAGGAATGTTAAACCGTGTGGAAGCAGGTATTCGTGCTTTTGACCCTTGTTTAAGCTGTTCAACTCATGCAGTGGGACAAATGCCATTGCATATTGAATTAGTTGGTGTTGA contains the following coding sequences:
- a CDS encoding Ni/Fe hydrogenase subunit alpha, producing MSQKIIIDPVTRIEGHAKISIYLDDTGQVSDARFHVTEFRGFEKFCEGRPFWEMPGITARICGICPVSHLLASAKAGDRLLSVTIPKTAEKLRRLMNLGQIVQSHALSFFHLSGPDLLLGMDSDPQKRNVFGLIAAEPEIARGGIRLRQFGQEIIEILGGRKIHPSWAVPGGVREPLSAEGRAHIQSRIPEARETVINALGMFKKLLEPYEKEAQTFGNFPSLFMGLVTPEGLWENYDGNLRFVDSDGNIIADKLDPSRYYEFIGEIVQPDSYLKSPYYRPLGFPNGNGNQSESGMYRVGPLARLNVCSHIGTPLADAELKEFRDKGKGTVTSSFFYHYARLIEILASIERIEILLDDPDILSTRLRADAGINQLETVGVSEAPRGTLFHFYQIDEDGLIQKANLIIATGQNNLAMNRTVAQIAKHFIHGPEIPEGMLNRVEAGIRAFDPCLSCSTHAVGQMPLHIELVGVDGTVVKEVWRD